The following proteins come from a genomic window of Thiothrix winogradskyi:
- a CDS encoding TIR domain-containing protein, producing MNQQFDIFLSHNSKDKTVIREIKQWLRERELSCWLDEDELQPGVNWMPLLEKAIATCQSAGAFVSSNGVGPWENEEIQALLSEAVRNKIPVIPVLLPGDYEQPKLPLFLKNRTFIDMRSGLSDEVIDRLIWGVTGKKPQPKIKNVGLKPDLQITPSIHSDRLPTVKGGFFGREAELQLLSDAWSGEENPHPNPSPRGRGAKETITFGIKNTINNPSPRGRGAKETRIIQLIAPGGTGKTKLLRHWLDHTADIPVLIAWSFYSQGSSEDKQTSATPFFSHAFAKLGSTRERFASEEDKGDHLAELLHGKRYVLVLDGLEPLQHGGAAMRGELKDKAIRQLLRQLARHPCGLCIITTRIALHELSDRDAPTVIRHDLQNLSDADGIQLLQSLGVTGSAAELGKAVHEYGGHALALSLLGNVLRLRPQGDVRKRDTLTALVKATGNRDSRHAFKVMQAYAEWFAGEPELALLHLLGLFDHPIGQDVLQMLWDAQIPHLTAGIDEDEWLEAIASLREEHHLLSQHDSGGDLDCHPLIREYFGGQLKTQQPQAWQQAHERLYGYYKALPEKEFPDTLEEMQPLFSAVAHGCAAGLYIRVNNDVYWPRIRREDSNYLCTTLGATSDDLSLIAHFFAVPWHTPVTEIGEDGQALMLNYAGFRLRGLGRLREAFESMQANVEMVVQQENWSEAATGINNLSELQLTLGNIWTAISISQLSVSYANQAGDWAYSAILSTTYADILHQAGQTALALSIFQEAEQLQQEQRSGEPHLYSIQGFRYCDLLLALGKITEVLERVEYSIELAGQNGWLLNIGLDQLTFGRTLVAMDEIPQALLWLERAVICLRSCGVEEYLPLGLLARAALHRHTRDFARARQDLQEVFDIADGSGMRLHLTDYHLEMARLSVAEEENPPQSPFCKGGSQEGAGSVVPPFAKGGLGGISLQAHIEAAAKLINETGYHRRDPELVALQGLTHDR from the coding sequence ATGAACCAGCAATTCGATATATTCCTCTCGCACAACAGTAAAGATAAAACCGTCATTCGGGAAATCAAGCAATGGCTGCGGGAGCGGGAATTGTCGTGCTGGCTGGATGAGGATGAATTGCAACCGGGCGTGAATTGGATGCCTTTGCTCGAAAAAGCTATCGCAACTTGCCAAAGTGCAGGCGCATTTGTCAGTAGCAATGGTGTCGGGCCATGGGAAAATGAAGAAATACAGGCACTGCTAAGTGAAGCTGTCCGCAACAAGATTCCGGTGATTCCCGTGTTGCTGCCCGGTGATTACGAACAGCCCAAATTGCCACTATTTTTGAAAAATCGTACCTTCATCGACATGCGTTCGGGCTTGTCAGATGAGGTTATCGACCGGCTGATTTGGGGTGTTACTGGCAAAAAGCCACAGCCGAAGATCAAAAATGTCGGGCTGAAGCCCGATTTACAGATAACGCCCTCCATCCACTCCGACCGCCTCCCCACCGTCAAAGGCGGCTTCTTCGGGCGCGAAGCCGAACTGCAATTGCTGAGCGACGCATGGTCTGGCGAAGAGAACCCTCACCCCAACCCCTCTCCCAGAGGTAGAGGGGCTAAAGAAACTATAACTTTCGGAATAAAAAACACGATAAACAACCCCTCTCCCAGAGGTAGAGGGGCTAAAGAAACGCGCATTATTCAGCTTATTGCGCCGGGTGGCACAGGCAAAACCAAGCTGCTGCGCCACTGGCTCGACCACACCGCCGACATCCCCGTGCTAATCGCGTGGTCGTTCTATTCGCAAGGTTCCAGCGAAGACAAGCAGACTTCCGCCACGCCGTTTTTCAGCCATGCGTTTGCCAAGCTGGGTTCGACCCGCGAGCGGTTTGCGTCGGAGGAGGACAAGGGCGACCACCTCGCCGAGTTGTTGCACGGCAAACGCTACGTGCTGGTGCTGGATGGGCTGGAGCCGCTGCAACACGGCGGCGCGGCGATGCGCGGCGAACTCAAGGACAAAGCTATCCGCCAGTTGCTGCGCCAGCTTGCCCGCCACCCGTGCGGTTTGTGTATTATCACCACGCGGATTGCGCTGCATGAACTCAGTGACCGCGACGCGCCCACCGTCATCCGCCACGATTTGCAAAACCTGAGTGATGCGGATGGCATCCAGTTGCTGCAATCGTTGGGGGTAACAGGCAGCGCGGCGGAACTGGGCAAGGCGGTGCATGAATACGGCGGTCATGCGCTGGCGTTGAGTTTGCTGGGGAATGTGTTGCGGCTGCGGCCTCAGGGCGATGTCCGCAAGCGCGATACCCTCACGGCTCTGGTGAAAGCGACGGGCAACCGCGACAGCCGCCATGCCTTCAAGGTGATGCAGGCTTACGCGGAATGGTTTGCGGGCGAGCCGGAACTGGCATTGCTGCACTTGTTGGGGCTGTTCGACCACCCCATCGGGCAGGACGTGCTGCAAATGCTGTGGGATGCGCAGATTCCGCACCTGACCGCAGGCATTGATGAAGATGAATGGCTGGAAGCCATCGCCAGTTTGCGCGAAGAACACCACCTGTTGTCGCAGCATGACAGCGGCGGCGACCTCGACTGCCACCCGCTGATCCGCGAATACTTCGGCGGGCAACTGAAAACCCAGCAGCCGCAAGCGTGGCAGCAGGCGCATGAACGGCTGTACGGCTACTACAAAGCCCTGCCAGAGAAGGAGTTCCCCGATACGCTGGAAGAAATGCAGCCGCTGTTCAGTGCGGTGGCGCATGGGTGTGCGGCGGGGTTGTACATAAGAGTAAATAATGATGTTTATTGGCCGAGGATTAGAAGAGAAGATAGTAATTATTTGTGTACAACCCTCGGTGCTACCAGTGATGATCTTTCTCTCATAGCTCATTTTTTTGCAGTACCGTGGCACACACCTGTAACTGAAATAGGGGAGGATGGCCAGGCATTGATGTTAAACTACGCTGGATTTCGTTTACGCGGATTAGGGCGATTGCGAGAAGCTTTTGAATCAATGCAAGCAAATGTTGAAATGGTTGTGCAGCAGGAAAATTGGTCAGAGGCAGCAACAGGGATCAATAACCTTAGTGAGCTACAGCTTACCCTAGGTAATATATGGACAGCGATTTCCATTAGTCAACTAAGTGTAAGTTATGCTAATCAGGCTGGAGATTGGGCATATAGTGCAATCCTCAGCACTACGTATGCCGATATTTTGCATCAGGCAGGACAAACAGCATTGGCTCTTTCTATTTTCCAAGAAGCGGAACAACTTCAGCAAGAACAACGTTCTGGCGAGCCGCATTTATATTCAATACAAGGTTTTCGCTACTGTGACTTGTTGTTAGCATTGGGTAAGATAACAGAAGTGTTGGAACGGGTTGAATATTCAATCGAACTTGCAGGACAAAATGGTTGGTTACTGAATATTGGATTGGATCAACTTACCTTTGGGCGAACATTAGTTGCAATGGATGAGATTCCGCAAGCTCTTCTCTGGTTAGAGCGGGCTGTGATTTGTTTGCGTTCATGCGGGGTTGAAGAATATTTGCCGCTCGGTCTGCTCGCCCGCGCCGCCCTGCACCGCCACACCCGTGACTTTGCCCGCGCCCGGCAGGACTTGCAGGAAGTGTTCGACATCGCCGACGGCAGCGGGATGCGGCTGCATTTGACGGATTATCATTTGGAGATGGCGCGGTTGTCGGTGGCGGAGGAAGAAAATCCCCCTCAATCCCCCTTTTGCAAAGGGGGAAGCCAAGAGGGTGCGGGGTCTGTTGTTCCCCCCTTTGCAAAAGGGGGGCTAGGGGGGATTTCTCTTCAAGCGCACATCGAAGCCGCCGCCAAGCTGATCAACGAAACCGGCTACCACCGCCGCGACCCCGAACTCGTCGCCCTGCAAGGACTCACCCATGACCGATAA
- the yciA gene encoding acyl-CoA thioester hydrolase YciA, whose product MTDNTLHPRGTLILRTLAMPKDTNPNGDIFGGWILSQMDMAGGIFAKEIAKGRIVTVAVNSMKFIRPVNVGDVVCCYGDVVKIGKTSITLHLQVWVKPLWHGSETELRWQVTEADFTYVAIDEHGNKRPL is encoded by the coding sequence ATGACCGATAACACCCTCCACCCACGCGGAACCCTGATCCTACGCACCCTCGCCATGCCCAAGGACACCAACCCCAATGGCGACATCTTCGGCGGCTGGATTCTCTCGCAGATGGACATGGCAGGCGGCATCTTCGCCAAGGAAATTGCCAAAGGCAGAATAGTGACCGTCGCGGTCAATAGCATGAAATTCATCCGCCCGGTGAATGTCGGCGACGTGGTGTGCTGTTACGGCGATGTGGTGAAAATCGGCAAGACTTCCATCACCTTGCACCTGCAAGTGTGGGTCAAACCGCTGTGGCACGGCAGCGAAACCGAACTGCGCTGGCAAGTGACCGAAGCTGATTTCACCTACGTCGCCATCGACGAGCACGGCAACAAACGCCCGCTGTAA
- a CDS encoding M48 family metallopeptidase — protein sequence MGRLTLVDGRVLDYQVRQSARAKYMRMNLSADKGLVVTQPIGVGEQQLRDWIHGKLDWITDNLPKVERYTAPLVDAPALPEYLEFPLTGERFRLVYVPTDRHNLVTDLGDDGTLTLSGAVSNPEHCRYVLREWTKQYAHRHLGQMLFQLMQETGLYCNRYTVKGQETRWGSCSTRGNINLNYKLVLLPVEWVRYTLIHELCHTVEMNHSTQFWALVAKFAPDYKAIHAQMKGAMQYLPDWTKG from the coding sequence ATGGGACGGTTGACATTGGTGGATGGGCGCGTGCTGGATTATCAGGTACGGCAATCAGCGCGGGCGAAATACATGCGGATGAATTTATCGGCTGACAAGGGGCTGGTGGTGACACAGCCGATCGGGGTAGGTGAGCAGCAGTTACGTGACTGGATTCATGGCAAACTGGACTGGATTACGGACAACCTACCCAAGGTGGAACGTTATACCGCCCCCTTGGTGGATGCGCCTGCCCTGCCTGAATACCTTGAGTTTCCGCTCACGGGCGAACGTTTCCGGCTGGTATACGTGCCGACTGACCGCCACAATCTGGTCACCGATCTGGGGGATGACGGCACACTGACCCTTTCCGGCGCGGTCAGCAACCCGGAACATTGCCGTTACGTGCTGCGCGAGTGGACAAAACAGTATGCCCACCGGCATCTGGGACAGATGCTATTCCAGCTTATGCAAGAAACCGGGTTGTATTGCAACCGTTACACGGTGAAGGGGCAAGAAACGCGCTGGGGAAGCTGTTCCACTCGTGGCAATATCAACCTCAACTACAAGCTGGTGCTGCTGCCGGTGGAATGGGTGCGTTACACCCTGATTCATGAACTTTGCCATACCGTGGAAATGAACCATTCCACGCAATTTTGGGCGCTGGTGGCGAAGTTTGCGCCGGACTACAAGGCGATCCACGCGCAGATGAAGGGTGCAATGCAATACCTGCCGGATTGGACGAAGGGCTGA
- the argS gene encoding arginine--tRNA ligase, giving the protein MNIRQLLDDRITAALHTLGAPDTVTAIVKPSARPEFGDYQANGVMAAAKQLKTNPRELATRLLETLDLSDLADKLEVAGPGFINIHLKNTWLSETVGRASARQPTPNTQTIVVDYSGPNLAKEMHVGHLRSTIIGDAVARVLEFQGYTVIRQNHVGDWGTQFGMLIAHMVSIAEQNGGVSDVAPQLADLETFYREAKQRFDAEPAFADAARDYVVKLQAGDAECHGLWQQFIDISLHHCEEVYERLGVSLTRADVMPESAYNADLANIVSELQAQGLLVENQGAQCAFLDEFKNKDGSITPIIVQKTGGGYLYATTDLAALRYRSGVLNIDRALYFTDARQALHFQQVFMLARKAGFVREGVALEHMPFGNMQGEDGKPFKTRTGGTVKLVDLLVEAEERAFTLVTAKNPALGEAERHDIARTVGIGAVKYADLSKNRNSDYIFNWETMLSFEGNTAPYLQYAYARIKSVFRKAGETPPNLPLSGKELKISLHEVAERTLAMKLLQFTEATDSVAKEGLPNHLCTYLYELAGNFMSFYEACPILKDGVAEDVRLSRLQLANLTAQTLQTGLGLLGIGVLERM; this is encoded by the coding sequence ATGAATATTCGCCAACTGCTTGATGACCGTATTACCGCCGCGCTACACACGCTCGGCGCACCTGACACCGTGACCGCCATTGTGAAACCCTCCGCCCGCCCTGAATTCGGCGACTACCAAGCCAACGGCGTAATGGCAGCCGCCAAGCAGTTGAAAACCAACCCGCGAGAACTGGCAACGCGCTTGCTGGAAACGCTGGATTTATCCGATCTCGCCGACAAACTCGAAGTCGCAGGCCCCGGTTTCATCAATATCCACCTAAAGAATACGTGGTTGAGCGAAACAGTAGGTCGGGCTTCAGCCCGACAACCCACCCCCAACACCCAAACCATCGTCGTCGACTATTCTGGCCCCAACCTCGCCAAGGAAATGCACGTCGGGCATTTGCGCTCCACCATCATCGGTGATGCCGTCGCCCGCGTACTCGAATTCCAAGGCTACACCGTCATTCGCCAAAACCACGTCGGCGATTGGGGAACACAATTCGGGATGCTGATTGCACACATGGTCAGCATTGCCGAGCAAAACGGCGGGGTGAGTGATGTCGCACCCCAACTCGCCGACCTCGAAACCTTCTACCGCGAAGCCAAACAGCGTTTCGATGCTGAACCAGCTTTTGCCGATGCAGCGCGTGATTACGTGGTGAAACTGCAAGCCGGTGATGCAGAATGCCATGGCTTGTGGCAGCAATTCATCGACATTTCCTTGCACCATTGCGAAGAGGTCTACGAACGTTTGGGTGTTTCCCTGACCCGCGCGGATGTGATGCCGGAAAGTGCCTACAACGCCGATTTAGCTAATATTGTCAGCGAGTTACAGGCGCAAGGCTTACTAGTAGAAAATCAGGGCGCACAATGCGCGTTTCTCGACGAATTCAAAAACAAAGACGGCAGCATTACGCCGATCATTGTGCAGAAAACCGGCGGCGGCTATTTGTATGCGACCACTGACCTTGCTGCATTGCGCTACCGTAGCGGGGTGCTGAACATCGACCGCGCTTTGTATTTCACCGATGCCCGCCAAGCGTTGCATTTCCAGCAAGTGTTCATGTTGGCGCGTAAAGCTGGGTTTGTGCGCGAAGGCGTGGCGCTTGAACACATGCCGTTCGGCAACATGCAGGGCGAAGATGGCAAACCCTTCAAAACCCGTACCGGCGGCACGGTGAAGCTGGTGGATTTGTTGGTGGAGGCGGAAGAACGGGCGTTCACCCTCGTCACCGCCAAGAACCCGGCATTGGGTGAAGCCGAACGTCACGACATCGCTCGCACGGTCGGCATTGGCGCGGTGAAATACGCCGACCTGTCCAAAAACCGCAACTCGGATTACATTTTTAATTGGGAAACCATGCTGAGTTTCGAGGGCAATACTGCGCCGTATTTGCAGTATGCGTATGCGCGGATTAAGAGTGTTTTCAGGAAGGCGGGAGAAACCCCTCCCAACCTCCCCTTATCAGGGAAGGAGCTGAAGATTTCGTTGCATGAAGTGGCTGAACGTACCTTGGCGATGAAGTTGCTGCAATTCACGGAGGCGACCGATAGCGTGGCGAAAGAAGGTTTGCCGAATCACCTTTGCACGTATTTGTACGAATTAGCGGGCAACTTCATGAGCTTTTACGAAGCCTGCCCGATCTTGAAAGACGGCGTGGCGGAAGATGTGCGTCTGAGCCGTTTGCAACTGGCAAACTTGACCGCGCAAACCCTGCAAACCGGTTTGGGTTTGCTGGGGATTGGAGTGCTGGAGCGGATGTAA
- a CDS encoding PilT/PilU family type 4a pilus ATPase, producing the protein MKLKDYLRILAHYDGSDLYLTADLEPKAKFQGKLKAVDKVIMTPDMLKAMAYELMNPEQQQQFEKKPEMNLAISEEGIGRFRVNIFKQRHKIAMVIRNIKTDIPNADKLGLPQVLKDVIMEKRGLILFVGGTGSGKSTSLAALIDHRNASADGHIITIEDPVEYVHPHKKCIINQREVGVDTDSYEDALKNTLRQAPDVILIGEIRAQETMEHALAFAETGHLCLSTLHANNANQALDRIINFFPEERRHQLLMDLSLNLKAFVSQRLIPTVDGKRVAAIEILLGTPMVRDLIMKGDVHAIKETMEKSEEQGMQTFDSHLYKLYLAGQISLAETLRNADSPSNLKLKINLSGNLNKPRPTAAAPAPEAKPKAADEDFMAKLSLQPKPEAELT; encoded by the coding sequence ATGAAACTCAAAGACTATCTACGCATCCTCGCCCATTACGACGGCTCTGACCTGTATTTAACCGCTGATCTCGAACCCAAAGCCAAATTTCAGGGCAAGCTCAAAGCGGTCGATAAAGTCATCATGACCCCCGACATGCTCAAAGCAATGGCTTACGAGCTGATGAACCCTGAACAGCAGCAACAGTTTGAAAAGAAACCCGAAATGAACCTCGCCATCAGCGAAGAAGGTATCGGGCGTTTCCGCGTCAATATCTTCAAGCAGCGCCACAAAATCGCGATGGTGATCCGCAATATCAAAACCGACATACCCAACGCCGACAAACTCGGTCTACCGCAAGTTTTGAAAGACGTGATCATGGAAAAACGCGGGCTAATCCTATTCGTTGGCGGCACAGGTTCAGGCAAATCCACCTCACTCGCCGCGCTGATCGACCACCGCAACGCTAGTGCGGACGGGCACATCATCACCATCGAAGACCCGGTGGAATACGTGCATCCACACAAAAAATGCATCATTAACCAGCGCGAAGTCGGCGTAGACACCGACAGCTACGAAGACGCACTCAAAAACACCCTGCGCCAAGCTCCCGACGTGATTTTAATCGGCGAAATCCGCGCCCAAGAAACGATGGAACACGCCCTCGCCTTCGCCGAAACCGGGCATCTGTGCCTCTCCACCTTGCACGCCAATAACGCCAACCAAGCCCTCGACCGCATTATCAACTTCTTCCCCGAAGAACGCCGCCACCAATTGCTGATGGATTTATCCCTCAACCTCAAAGCCTTCGTCTCGCAACGCCTGATTCCCACGGTGGATGGCAAGCGCGTTGCCGCCATCGAAATCCTGCTCGGCACGCCAATGGTGCGCGACCTGATCATGAAAGGCGACGTGCACGCCATCAAAGAAACGATGGAAAAGTCTGAAGAACAGGGGATGCAAACCTTCGACAGCCACCTCTACAAGCTGTATTTGGCGGGGCAAATTTCACTGGCGGAAACCTTGCGCAATGCTGATTCGCCTAGCAACTTGAAGCTGAAGATCAACCTGTCAGGGAATTTGAATAAGCCACGTCCGACGGCTGCCGCACCTGCGCCAGAGGCAAAGCCCAAGGCGGCAGATGAAGACTTCATGGCGAAATTGTCGTTACAGCCAAAACCAGAAGCAGAGCTGACGTAA
- a CDS encoding pseudouridine synthase — protein sequence MRLDQFVSQAAALTRVDAQKAIRCGWVEVDGVRVTKTSTHIEPTTAAVTLDDAPLTLPGDIYLMLHKPAGVVSAREDPEHPTVLDLIDHPHRKTLHVVGRLDKDTTGLLLLTNDGDWSHRISAPKHHVPKTYLATLAWELSEAGAQALRTGVQLNGEKGLTKPAEVDILPDNQARITISEGKYHQVKRMLAAVGNRVESLHRERIGGVVLDTELPPGEWRELSVSELRLLTA from the coding sequence ATGCGTTTAGATCAGTTCGTCAGTCAGGCCGCCGCACTCACGCGGGTGGATGCACAAAAAGCCATTCGGTGTGGATGGGTGGAGGTGGATGGTGTGCGTGTGACGAAAACGTCGACACACATTGAGCCGACCACGGCGGCGGTGACGTTGGACGATGCGCCGCTGACCTTGCCCGGTGATATTTATTTGATGTTGCATAAACCCGCAGGCGTGGTGAGTGCGCGGGAAGACCCGGAGCATCCCACGGTGTTGGATTTGATTGATCATCCGCACCGCAAAACGCTGCATGTGGTGGGGCGCTTGGATAAGGATACGACGGGCTTGTTGTTGCTTACCAATGATGGCGATTGGTCGCACCGCATTTCTGCGCCGAAACACCATGTGCCGAAAACGTATTTGGCGACGTTGGCGTGGGAGTTGTCGGAGGCGGGGGCGCAAGCCTTGCGTACAGGTGTGCAATTAAATGGCGAAAAGGGGCTGACTAAACCGGCGGAGGTTGATATTTTACCGGACAATCAGGCACGGATTACGATTTCGGAAGGCAAATACCATCAGGTGAAACGCATGTTGGCGGCGGTGGGGAATCGGGTGGAAAGTTTGCATCGGGAGCGGATTGGTGGGGTGGTGTTGGATACGGAACTCCCGCCGGGTGAGTGGCGGGAGTTGAGCGTGAGTGAATTGAGGCTACTTACGGCGTGA
- a CDS encoding InlB B-repeat-containing protein encodes MKLKTHFRGIWVATASTLLAFAATLSTVQASETVAPLTGRQAVTTNVGGTPVTYHVPQTIKPLLSADGKQLGTGAVRPVVVIADPNPSPSMIRIPPPNFSKANGINKLTAPTAQFSIDYVPAGGTDLWGEPCYTFPESAKTAYQAAANIWAETIQSAVPIRIKACWANFAGSTLGYAGGGYLFQNFPNAPKANTWYAEPLANALSSTDRSAASYDIHITFNGNFPWYHGTDGNTPTGQYDLVSVVLHEIGHGLNLAGFMDYASGEGAYGGGSGLPSIYDTFVKDGNGVPLLNTAVYTNPSIALGAALTSNNLWFDGTAARAANGNQAVKLYAPSAWSPGSSYSHLDYATFANTDNKLMVYALSAGSSIHNPGNVTRGILQDLGWTVNSLANDSTPDTFTFTDQTNVALSTAIVSASITVSGINAAASISVFNGEYSINGGAFTSTAGTVNNADSITVRHTSGGSHSENIDTTLTIGGVTDTFTSTTLPAPIVTHTLNVNKTGTGSGTVTSIPAGINCGTDCYKIYPNNTSITLTATADVGSRFIGWAGDCSSSTGTTCTLSMTDTRYATAHFMPDTHTLNVTKTGTDAGTVTSTPAGINCGTDCTETYPTSGKIIKLTAVVGTNSLFTGWSGACSGTSTTCNVTVTNLQNVTANFNYITYNLTTVKVGNGTVSSSPAGIDCGTDCTEAVNKGSPVTLTATPDAGYKFSGWTGGCTGTATTCTVTMSAAKTVTATFKATFPLTVSKTGTGTGRVAATGINCDTSATPDCTETYIKDAAVTLTATATAGSRFTGWSGACSGTTCSVTMNEAKNVTANFDFITFNLAITKVGNGSVTSNPAGIDCGTDCAEAFRSMTPATAVTLTATPDTGYKFTGWTGGCSGTLTTCNVSMSAAKTVTATFKAIFPLTVSKTGTGTGRVTATNINCDTSAAPDCTETYLKDTRITLTATATAGSRFTGWSGACTGTTCSVTMNEAKNVTANFDFITFNLTVAKVGNGSVTSNPAGIDCGADCTEAFRSMTPATAITLTATPDAGYKFMSWTGGCSGTATTCTVSMSAAKSVIATFRPIFTLTVNKVGTGTGTVTSTPIGINCGADCTEDYVSGTAVTLTARAATGSRFTGWSGSCSGTSTCRVALSAAAAAVANFVTP; translated from the coding sequence CCCGTAGTGGTCATTGCAGACCCTAACCCATCACCCAGTATGATCAGAATTCCTCCGCCCAATTTCAGCAAAGCAAACGGTATCAATAAGCTAACCGCCCCTACTGCACAATTTTCGATAGACTATGTTCCCGCTGGTGGAACGGATCTATGGGGTGAACCGTGTTACACATTTCCAGAATCCGCCAAAACGGCCTATCAAGCGGCTGCCAATATCTGGGCGGAAACCATTCAATCAGCCGTGCCTATTCGTATCAAGGCTTGTTGGGCTAACTTCGCTGGTAGCACCCTTGGCTATGCAGGCGGCGGTTATCTCTTCCAAAACTTCCCGAACGCCCCCAAAGCCAATACTTGGTATGCAGAACCATTAGCCAATGCACTATCCAGTACTGACAGAAGTGCCGCCAGTTACGACATTCACATCACGTTTAACGGCAACTTTCCTTGGTATCACGGGACGGATGGAAATACGCCAACCGGTCAATATGACTTAGTAAGTGTCGTACTCCACGAAATTGGGCATGGTCTGAATCTGGCGGGGTTCATGGATTACGCTTCAGGAGAAGGTGCTTATGGAGGTGGCAGTGGTTTACCTAGCATTTACGATACCTTTGTGAAAGATGGTAATGGTGTGCCATTACTGAATACTGCTGTCTACACTAATCCTTCTATTGCGCTAGGGGCGGCACTTACTTCCAATAATTTGTGGTTTGATGGCACGGCTGCGAGAGCCGCCAATGGCAATCAGGCAGTAAAACTGTATGCACCCTCCGCATGGAGTCCCGGCTCTAGTTATAGCCATTTGGATTACGCTACGTTTGCTAATACTGACAACAAACTCATGGTTTACGCACTGTCTGCCGGTTCATCTATCCATAATCCTGGCAATGTAACACGCGGAATACTTCAGGATTTGGGCTGGACAGTCAATTCGCTTGCAAACGACTCCACCCCCGACACTTTCACTTTCACCGACCAAACCAATGTGGCACTCTCCACAGCGATTGTATCGGCATCCATTACCGTCAGCGGTATCAATGCTGCCGCAAGCATCAGTGTGTTTAACGGGGAGTACAGTATCAATGGCGGGGCTTTCACCTCAACCGCAGGCACAGTTAATAACGCCGACAGCATCACTGTGCGCCATACCTCTGGCGGCAGCCATTCCGAAAACATAGACACCACACTGACTATTGGTGGCGTAACGGATACATTTACCAGCACCACCTTACCCGCCCCTATTGTGACTCATACCCTTAACGTCAACAAAACAGGCACAGGTTCGGGAACAGTCACCAGCATACCAGCAGGTATCAATTGTGGTACAGACTGCTACAAAATTTACCCTAACAATACCAGTATTACCCTCACTGCCACAGCGGATGTGGGTTCACGCTTCATTGGTTGGGCAGGTGATTGCAGTAGCTCAACTGGCACAACCTGCACACTCAGCATGACGGATACACGCTACGCTACTGCACACTTCATGCCGGACACCCACACCCTCAACGTCACCAAAACAGGAACAGACGCAGGAACAGTCACCAGCACACCCGCCGGTATCAACTGCGGCACGGACTGCACCGAAACCTACCCTACCAGCGGAAAAATTATCAAATTAACCGCCGTCGTGGGTACAAACTCCCTATTCACTGGCTGGTCAGGCGCTTGCAGCGGCACCAGCACCACCTGTAACGTGACCGTCACGAACCTGCAAAATGTCACTGCCAATTTCAATTACATCACCTACAACCTGACAACGGTAAAGGTTGGCAATGGCACGGTCAGCAGCTCACCCGCTGGCATTGACTGCGGCACAGACTGTACCGAAGCCGTCAACAAAGGCAGCCCTGTCACTCTCACCGCCACGCCAGATGCAGGTTACAAGTTCAGCGGCTGGACGGGCGGCTGCACCGGAACAGCAACCACCTGTACCGTCACCATGAGTGCAGCCAAAACGGTGACCGCCACTTTCAAAGCCACTTTCCCCCTAACCGTCAGCAAAACAGGCACGGGAACGGGCAGAGTCGCCGCCACTGGCATTAACTGTGACACCAGTGCCACGCCAGACTGCACCGAGACGTATATTAAAGATGCCGCCGTAACCCTCACCGCAACGGCAACCGCAGGCTCACGTTTCACAGGCTGGTCAGGTGCTTGCAGTGGCACAACCTGTTCCGTCACCATGAATGAAGCCAAAAATGTCACGGCAAACTTTGACTTCATCACTTTCAATCTAGCAATCACCAAAGTAGGCAATGGCAGCGTTACCAGCAACCCCGCAGGTATTGACTGTGGCACAGACTGTGCCGAAGCTTTCCGTTCAATGACACCTGCCACCGCTGTGACCCTCACCGCCACACCGGATACGGGGTACAAGTTCACTGGTTGGACGGGCGGCTGTAGCGGTACACTCACTACTTGTAACGTCAGCATGAGTGCTGCCAAAACGGTGACGGCAACCTTCAAAGCCATCTTCCCCCTCACCGTCAGCAAAACAGGTACAGGCACGGGCAGAGTCACCGCCACCAACATTAACTGTGACACCAGTGCCGCACCAGACTGCACCGAAACGTATCTCAAGGATACCCGAATAACCCTCACCGCAACGGCAACCGCAGGCTCACGCTTCACAGGGTGGTCAGGTGCTTGCACGGGTACAACCTGTAGCGTCACCATGAATGAAGCTAAAAATGTCACGGCAAACTTTGACTTCATCACCTTCAATCTGACGGTCGCCAAGGTAGGCAATGGCAGCGTTACCAGCAACCCTGCTGGTATTGACTGTGGCGCAGACTGTACCGAAGCCTTCCGTTCGATGACACCTGCCACCGCTATTACTCTAACCGCCACACCGGATGCGGGTTACAAGTTCATGAGTTGGACAGGCGGCTGTAGCGGTACAGCAACTACTTGCACCGTGAGTATGAGTGCTGCTAAAAGCGTGATCGCCACGTTTAGACCAATCTTTACCCTAACCGTCAATAAAGTGGGGACGGGTACAGGCACAGTTACTAGCACGCCAATCGGCATCAACTGTGGCGCAGACTGCACCGAGGACTACGTAAGTGGCACGGCTGTCACCCTGACTGCCAGAGCAGCGACGGGTTCACGCTTCACTGGCTGGAGCGGCTCTTGTAGCGGCACATCGACTTGCCGCGTGGCTCTATCCGCCGCCGCAGCAGCGGTCGCCAATTTTGTCACGCCGTAA